TGTCAAAGTGACCGATGTTGCACAGAATGGCCTCGTTCTTCATGGCTTGCATGTGCTTCCCGCAAACCACGTCACAGCAGCCCGTCGCGGTCACGAAGATGTCGCCCAACGGCGCAGCTTCGTCCATCGTCACCACCTGATAGCCTTCCATACATGCCTGCAGCGCGCAAATCGGGTCAATTTCCGTGATGAGTACGCGCGCACCCAGGCCGCGCATCGCATCCGCGCAGCCCTTGCCCACGTCGCCATACCCGGCCACGACGACCACCTTGCCGGCGACCATGATATCCGTCGCGCGCTTGATGCCGTCCGCCAGCGACTCCCGGCAACCGTACAGGTTGTCGAATTTTGACTTCGTCACGCTGTCATTCACGTTGATTGCGCGCGTGAACAGCTTTCCTTCCGCCATCATGTGATACAACCGGTGCACGCCTGTCGTCGTCTCTTCCGAAACGCCAATCCACTCCTCGACGTACTTGTGCCACTTCATCGGATTCTCTGCATGGACCTGGTGCAACAACGTGTCGATGATCTCGATTTCCTTGTTGTCCCGGCAGATTTCCGGCAGCTTTCCCGTCTTGTTGTACGTCTCCTCGAAATCGTATCCGCGATGGATGAACAGCGTTGCGTCGCCACCATCGTCCACGATGAGGTTCGGACCGCTGCCGTCCGGCCACGTCAGCGCCTGCAACGTGCACCACCAATAATCTTCAAGCGTTTCGCCTTTCCACGCGAACACCGGTGTACCCACCTTCGCGATCGCAGCGGCGGCGTGATCCTGTGTTGAATAAATGTTGCAGCTCGCCCAGCGAACATCGGCGCCCAGCGCCGTCAAGGTCTCAATCAGAACCGCCGTCTGGATGGTCATGTGTAGCGATCCCATCACACGGTGGCCCTTAAGCGGCTGCTTCGCGGCATAGCGTTTGCGGATGGCCATCAACCCCGGCATTTCATTCTCTGCCAGTTCGATTTCCTTACGTCCCCATTCCGCGAGACCCATGTCCGCTACCTTGTACTGCACCTGCTCTTCGGTCGTAAGCATTCGTCGACTCCTATATGTAATGTGTGAACTGACAGCGCCTGAGAAAAAGAAGTATAGGGCCGATTCGTACCTTGGTCAACCCGGAATGACCTCACTCCATTTAAGAACTGCTTCATGCACATTCAATGAACGAGACTCGCATTCTCGGGCGCGGCAATAGGTTCGCGGATCGTGAATCAACGGTCTACCGCTTCATGGGCGCGCTGACTAACGGATTGAATCTGTCTCCGCCTACCCGCAATTGTTTATCCTCAAAAAAGTAAATTTGTGTTAACTGTCGGGATTAAACCGCCCCTTTTGGGTGTTAATGCGTACAAATTGGGAGTTGTAAGGCATTGGGTAGTACGCGGTTACAGATGAATCGAGAAAAACCTCGCGAAACGCTTGACTTTCGATTCAAAAATGTATACACTCCGCCGTCCTTGGCTGCCAAACCGAAGTCCTCTGGTGACGACTTCAATTCTTGGCAGCTTGAGTTATGTCTTTCGGGACCGCGAACGGCATGGCTGCATTGAGGGGTAAGGGGCTCCTGGTCGCGTAATGCGTCTTTGGGGTTGACTGCTCAGGCGGTGCGGCTATTTACCGGTCGATAACGTTTGCAAGGCTGATTCGGACAGGCTAGAGGCGTATCCCTTGTGATCCGCTATGCCTGAAGCAAGGCTGAATAAGAGGTACTCACGTGGCACAGGTCTTCCCATCGAGTATGAACACGGTGATGCGCGTCGGCATCGTGGGGGGAGTGATTTTCCTGAACGTGCTATTGGGCGGTGCGATGGCTTTCTATCGGTCGCCCTTTGTGACCAACGTAAACATCGCCAAAGAGCAGGTCGTGCCGTTCAGCCACAAGCATCATGTTGCAGGTCTCGGTATCGACTGCCG
The window above is part of the Candidatus Hydrogenedentota bacterium genome. Proteins encoded here:
- the ahcY gene encoding adenosylhomocysteinase is translated as MLTTEEQVQYKVADMGLAEWGRKEIELAENEMPGLMAIRKRYAAKQPLKGHRVMGSLHMTIQTAVLIETLTALGADVRWASCNIYSTQDHAAAAIAKVGTPVFAWKGETLEDYWWCTLQALTWPDGSGPNLIVDDGGDATLFIHRGYDFEETYNKTGKLPEICRDNKEIEIIDTLLHQVHAENPMKWHKYVEEWIGVSEETTTGVHRLYHMMAEGKLFTRAINVNDSVTKSKFDNLYGCRESLADGIKRATDIMVAGKVVVVAGYGDVGKGCADAMRGLGARVLITEIDPICALQACMEGYQVVTMDEAAPLGDIFVTATGCCDVVCGKHMQAMKNEAILCNIGHFDSEIDMAWLESQKDIKDIEIKPQVDKFVFPDGKAILVLARGRLVNLGCATGHPSFVMSNSFSNQTIAQISLATETEKYEIGKVYTLPKKLDEEVARLHLDKLGAKLEQLSAKQAKYLGVPVEGPYKPEHYRY